One stretch of Streptomyces sp. NBC_01363 DNA includes these proteins:
- a CDS encoding transposase: MTTPPPLALPKPRRALRWVMTHPERLRSEDAVGLKEMRTACPELDATVEHVRAFARLMHEHRGRDLSTWIAGISQDDLPHLGQFAEGLLRDLDAVTASLSTSWSSGQVEGQVTRVKLLKRAGYGRAKLDLLRTRILLRT, encoded by the coding sequence GTGACCACCCCTCCACCACTTGCGCTGCCAAAACCACGCCGGGCTCTGCGCTGGGTCATGACCCACCCCGAGCGCCTACGGTCCGAGGACGCCGTCGGCCTCAAGGAGATGCGAACGGCATGCCCCGAGCTCGATGCCACCGTCGAGCACGTCCGCGCCTTCGCCCGTCTCATGCACGAGCACCGCGGCCGAGATCTTTCCACCTGGATCGCGGGCATCAGTCAGGACGACCTCCCGCACCTGGGACAGTTTGCCGAGGGACTCCTGCGCGACCTCGATGCGGTCACCGCCAGCCTGTCCACTTCCTGGAGTTCTGGCCAAGTAGAAGGCCAGGTCACCAGGGTCAAACTCCTGAAGCGCGCCGGGTACGGCCGAGCCAAGCTCGACCTCCTCCGCACTCGCATCCTCCTACGAACCTGA
- a CDS encoding DinB family protein, with protein sequence MTRSERLAEQLDWYWRKNLRPRLDGLTDEEYFWEPVRGCWSIRPRGTSAASMSAGSGKWTMDSASPDPVPAPVTTIAWRLAHIIVSCLGYRVGWHFGGQDVDSQTFAYAGTADEALKLLDEMYRRWNAGVRGLSDADLENPPTVGPERFPMEGIVLHVNRELVHHGAEISLLRDLYRWQDGAVPHRI encoded by the coding sequence ATGACAAGAAGCGAGCGGCTCGCGGAGCAGTTGGACTGGTACTGGCGCAAGAACCTGCGGCCACGGCTGGACGGTCTTACCGACGAGGAGTACTTCTGGGAGCCGGTGCGCGGCTGCTGGAGCATCCGCCCACGTGGCACGTCGGCCGCATCGATGTCGGCAGGTTCGGGGAAGTGGACGATGGACTCCGCGTCCCCTGACCCGGTGCCGGCACCGGTGACCACGATTGCCTGGCGGCTGGCGCACATCATCGTTTCGTGCCTGGGCTATAGGGTCGGATGGCACTTCGGTGGCCAGGACGTCGACTCCCAGACATTCGCCTACGCGGGGACCGCTGACGAGGCGCTAAAACTGCTCGATGAGATGTATAGGAGATGGAACGCGGGGGTCCGCGGGCTCTCGGACGCTGACCTGGAGAATCCGCCCACGGTGGGTCCCGAGCGGTTTCCCATGGAGGGCATCGTCCTGCACGTCAACAGGGAGCTGGTCCATCACGGCGCCGAGATTTCCCTGCTGCGCGACCTCTACCGCTGGCAGGACGGAGCCGTGCCGCACCGAATATGA
- a CDS encoding HEAT repeat domain-containing protein, translating into MDDTQLVAAVRRGDADAVTALLEGGAVPDTVTDDGLPVLCLAVAAYDVAVAEALVEGGADPDRKLPDGTTPLIRAIDGGSPAVTEAVLGREPRLRLSEAGREQLLALARHWYERSAEDELRGRTGGSGPVRQSLVLDDEYNHVSQLTLGGLTVRGGHGAILTNLEWAFRILTPVDELVARAVARRDPDHVDWSSARWVLSERRSKETWSAVTAYRHNPDPAHRRFVLDVLHWYLLLPSSWRNSYEKETAELLVAWATDGEDDPGVLAEVLRVLSEMEHRKSKAAGLRHAGHPDPRVRAQVPDLLLSSSTPPPPLDAAACAALLSLAGDEDWGVRAGAGRALIAAHDGSPDFTDVIVGLLRDPMADVRACTAEALADSVDRTAAVADALVALLDEDDFGTRLNAAYGLLRRDHPRTGEAIERVGPLSRPGFEHDHRLSAFWRWKWDREDHSAAE; encoded by the coding sequence ATGGACGATACACAGCTCGTAGCGGCGGTCCGGCGAGGGGACGCAGATGCCGTGACCGCGTTGCTGGAGGGCGGAGCGGTCCCGGACACGGTCACGGACGACGGCCTGCCGGTGCTGTGCCTGGCGGTCGCCGCCTATGACGTTGCCGTCGCGGAGGCACTTGTCGAGGGTGGCGCGGATCCGGACCGGAAGCTGCCGGACGGAACGACTCCGCTGATACGGGCAATCGACGGCGGCTCTCCAGCGGTGACGGAAGCCGTGCTGGGCAGGGAGCCCCGGCTGCGCCTCTCGGAGGCCGGAAGGGAACAGCTGCTCGCCCTGGCCCGGCACTGGTACGAGCGGAGCGCGGAGGACGAACTCCGCGGCAGGACGGGTGGGTCCGGCCCCGTGCGTCAGTCCCTGGTACTGGACGACGAGTACAACCACGTTTCGCAGCTGACGCTCGGTGGCCTAACGGTCCGCGGCGGGCACGGCGCGATCCTCACAAACCTGGAATGGGCCTTCCGCATTCTGACGCCCGTGGACGAGCTAGTGGCCAGGGCCGTGGCACGGCGCGACCCGGACCATGTCGACTGGTCGTCCGCCCGGTGGGTCCTCAGTGAACGCCGCAGCAAGGAGACGTGGTCGGCCGTCACGGCGTACCGCCACAACCCGGATCCGGCGCACCGCCGGTTCGTCCTCGACGTCCTCCACTGGTACCTCTTGTTGCCGTCGAGTTGGCGGAACTCCTACGAGAAGGAGACGGCGGAACTGCTCGTCGCCTGGGCGACAGATGGGGAGGACGACCCCGGCGTCCTCGCCGAGGTGCTCCGCGTCCTGAGCGAGATGGAGCACCGGAAATCGAAGGCCGCGGGACTGCGGCACGCCGGCCACCCGGACCCGCGTGTCCGTGCCCAGGTCCCCGACCTCCTGCTCAGCTCGAGTACCCCGCCCCCTCCCCTCGACGCGGCGGCTTGCGCTGCCCTGCTATCGCTCGCCGGGGACGAGGATTGGGGAGTTCGTGCCGGAGCCGGTCGGGCACTGATCGCGGCCCACGACGGCAGCCCCGACTTCACGGACGTTATTGTCGGGCTGCTCCGGGATCCGATGGCCGATGTGCGCGCCTGTACCGCGGAGGCTCTCGCGGACAGCGTGGACCGTACTGCGGCGGTCGCCGACGCTCTTGTGGCCCTGCTCGACGAGGACGACTTCGGGACGCGGCTCAACGCCGCCTACGGTCTCCTACGGCGGGACCACCCGCGCACCGGGGAGGCGATCGAACGGGTAGGCCCGCTCTCCCGCCCCGGCTTCGAGCACGACCACCGTCTCTCCGCGTTCTGGAGGTGGAAATGGGACCGCGAGGACCATTCCGCCGCCGAATGA
- a CDS encoding IS1182 family transposase, whose product MSMRPEGLPEVPEQTVMVARAAFPQGSLAIRVRDRLAEVFADEPFASAFGVRGAPGLSPGVLCLVTVLQFAEDLTDRQAAAMAVRAIDWKYALGAELTDTGFDASVLSRFRSRLSDNGMERVVFDRLLEYCVEEGLVAAGGRQRTDSTHVISAVRDLNRLELAGESVRAALEALAVAAPSWLAGQVDVAEFAHRYGPRVDGWRMPASQTKRDRLAQVFGQDALALCRAAWSPGTPPWIREIESVQILRQILVQTYYLSTDTRGREVIKKRAADDEGVPPGHRRLASPYDADARWAAKGEGLFWMGYKVHLTETCDTPTEAEAEAEAEAGVRAAPNLITDVCTTDATVPDVKATAPVQQRLAEHGIRPAEHYLDSGYPSADLIAAALKQGTRMVTPVLLDHSAQAKAHAGFDKSAFIIDWRARQVRCPAGKTSAHWNPVKQHGTDAIVITFGVRTCRPCPFRDQCTSSAKGRRMLTLRPREPEEALTQARAEQKTETWKAKYALRAGVEGTINQALDITGIRRARYRGLPKVRLQHAFSATALNVIRLDAHWTGHDQHHTRSSRLERLAYRLTA is encoded by the coding sequence ATGTCGATGCGGCCGGAGGGGCTGCCGGAAGTCCCGGAGCAGACCGTGATGGTGGCGCGGGCGGCGTTCCCGCAGGGGAGCCTGGCGATACGGGTGCGAGACCGGCTCGCGGAGGTTTTCGCGGACGAGCCGTTCGCGTCGGCGTTCGGGGTGCGTGGGGCTCCGGGTTTGTCTCCGGGGGTGTTGTGCCTGGTCACGGTGTTGCAGTTCGCCGAGGATCTGACCGATCGGCAGGCCGCGGCGATGGCGGTGCGGGCGATCGACTGGAAGTACGCGCTCGGGGCGGAGCTGACGGACACCGGCTTCGATGCCAGTGTGCTGAGCCGGTTCCGTTCCCGCCTGTCCGACAACGGCATGGAACGGGTGGTCTTCGACCGTCTCCTTGAGTACTGCGTGGAGGAGGGGCTGGTCGCGGCCGGGGGCAGGCAGCGGACCGATTCCACCCATGTGATCAGTGCGGTGCGGGACTTGAACCGCCTCGAGCTGGCCGGGGAGAGTGTGCGGGCGGCGCTGGAGGCCCTGGCTGTCGCGGCGCCGTCGTGGCTGGCCGGGCAGGTCGATGTCGCCGAGTTCGCTCACCGGTACGGGCCGCGGGTGGACGGCTGGCGCATGCCCGCCTCGCAGACGAAACGCGACCGGCTCGCGCAGGTCTTCGGCCAGGACGCGCTGGCGTTGTGCCGGGCGGCCTGGTCACCCGGCACACCCCCATGGATCCGTGAGATCGAGTCCGTACAGATCCTGCGGCAGATCCTCGTCCAGACGTACTACCTGAGCACCGACACCAGGGGACGGGAGGTGATCAAGAAGCGGGCCGCCGACGACGAGGGTGTCCCGCCCGGTCATCGCCGCCTCGCCTCCCCCTACGACGCGGACGCACGCTGGGCGGCCAAGGGCGAGGGCCTGTTCTGGATGGGCTACAAGGTCCATCTCACCGAGACCTGCGACACTCCCACCGAAGCCGAAGCCGAAGCCGAAGCCGAAGCCGGTGTCCGGGCGGCACCGAATCTGATCACGGACGTGTGCACCACCGATGCCACCGTGCCCGATGTGAAAGCGACCGCCCCGGTCCAACAGCGCCTGGCCGAGCACGGCATCAGGCCCGCCGAGCACTACCTCGACTCCGGCTATCCATCCGCCGACCTCATCGCCGCCGCGCTGAAACAGGGCACCCGTATGGTCACCCCGGTTCTGCTGGATCATTCCGCCCAGGCCAAGGCCCACGCCGGCTTCGACAAGAGCGCCTTCATCATCGACTGGAGGGCCCGCCAGGTCCGCTGCCCCGCCGGCAAGACCAGCGCGCACTGGAACCCCGTGAAACAGCACGGAACGGACGCGATCGTCATCACCTTCGGCGTCCGCACCTGCCGCCCCTGCCCCTTCCGCGACCAATGCACCAGCTCCGCGAAAGGCCGCCGCATGCTCACCCTGCGCCCCAGAGAGCCAGAAGAAGCCCTCACCCAGGCCCGCGCCGAGCAGAAGACCGAGACGTGGAAGGCCAAGTACGCCCTGCGAGCGGGTGTGGAAGGCACTATCAATCAAGCCCTCGACATCACCGGCATACGCCGGGCCCGCTACCGCGGGCTACCGAAAGTCCGCCTCCAACACGCCTTCTCCGCCACCGCACTCAACGTGATCAGACTCGACGCCCACTGGACCGGACACGACCAGCATCACACCCGCAGCAGCCGGCTCGAACGCCTCGCCTACCGACTCACAGCCTGA
- a CDS encoding IS3 family transposase, which yields MDEAFTGVEVQLGITAACRLTGRSRATHYRRLRPPPPRRTRAPQVQPSALTAEERAAVLELMNGDEYAELAPAQIWARELDAGRYHCSVSTMYRILREQDQSGERRRQATHPAKAVPELVATGPSQVFTWDITKAAGPAKSVWYHAYVIIDIFSRYIVGHTVERAESAVRAEELIRETIARNGIVPQTVHADRGTSMTSKKVSQLLIALGVTRSHSRPKVSNDNPYSEAQFKTTKYMSDYPERFDSLAHAREWFDAFIAYYNHEHRHSGIGWHTPASVHFGTAEEVRDQRAVTLAEAYARHPERFGRRPRPPEIPQTAWINNPAKRREPTPQTS from the coding sequence GTGGACGAGGCGTTCACCGGCGTCGAGGTTCAGCTGGGCATCACGGCCGCCTGTCGGCTGACCGGCCGCTCCCGCGCCACGCACTACCGCCGGCTCCGGCCCCCGCCACCACGCAGAACACGTGCCCCACAGGTGCAGCCGTCGGCCCTGACGGCCGAAGAGCGGGCTGCGGTACTCGAGTTGATGAACGGCGACGAGTACGCCGAGCTGGCGCCCGCGCAGATCTGGGCCCGCGAGCTGGATGCCGGGCGCTATCACTGCTCCGTCTCGACGATGTACCGGATCCTGCGCGAGCAGGATCAGTCCGGTGAGCGCCGACGGCAGGCCACCCATCCCGCCAAGGCGGTGCCCGAGCTGGTCGCCACCGGGCCCTCACAGGTGTTCACCTGGGACATCACCAAGGCGGCCGGACCGGCCAAGAGCGTCTGGTATCACGCCTACGTGATCATCGACATCTTCAGCCGGTACATCGTCGGCCACACCGTCGAGCGAGCCGAATCAGCTGTGCGGGCCGAGGAGCTGATCCGCGAGACCATCGCCCGCAACGGCATCGTGCCCCAGACCGTGCACGCGGACCGCGGCACCTCGATGACGTCGAAGAAGGTGTCCCAACTACTGATCGCTCTGGGCGTGACGCGGTCGCACTCGAGGCCGAAGGTCTCCAACGACAACCCTTACAGCGAGGCTCAGTTCAAGACCACGAAGTACATGTCGGACTATCCCGAACGGTTCGATTCGCTGGCCCACGCCCGCGAGTGGTTCGACGCGTTCATCGCGTATTACAACCATGAGCACCGGCACTCGGGTATCGGCTGGCACACACCCGCCTCCGTCCACTTCGGGACTGCCGAGGAGGTCCGCGACCAGCGCGCGGTCACCCTCGCCGAGGCATACGCCCGTCACCCCGAACGCTTCGGCCGCCGCCCCAGACCACCCGAGATACCCCAGACAGCCTGGATCAACAACCCGGCCAAACGCAGGGAACCCACACCACAAACTTCATAG
- a CDS encoding DUF6233 domain-containing protein produces the protein MTTSSAPEPVPVPIRVLLPGDQEVVAHLWSRRQAPDGWLYEVGLPSYRNGPGDSVEPAEYRVWVRAPEHVRPVGGVSYDAVPTEYLEPPSLVQQALGPRRPPGWVLAKVGGRGPGQGVVHAVDCEEAPAGAPVLTLDRALDAAQHPGTRLCSLCGAAAELDPLLNGFDQGFGEN, from the coding sequence ATGACGACGTCCTCCGCCCCCGAGCCAGTGCCGGTGCCCATCCGGGTGCTGCTGCCCGGGGACCAGGAGGTCGTCGCCCACCTGTGGTCCCGGCGCCAGGCGCCCGACGGCTGGCTGTACGAGGTCGGCCTCCCGTCGTACCGAAACGGGCCCGGGGACTCCGTGGAGCCTGCCGAGTACCGGGTCTGGGTGCGCGCGCCGGAACACGTACGGCCCGTCGGCGGCGTCTCGTACGACGCCGTGCCCACCGAGTACCTGGAGCCGCCCTCGCTCGTCCAGCAGGCGCTGGGGCCGCGCCGCCCGCCTGGCTGGGTGCTGGCGAAGGTCGGCGGGCGCGGGCCCGGTCAGGGTGTCGTCCACGCCGTCGACTGCGAGGAAGCACCGGCCGGTGCCCCGGTCCTCACCCTGGACCGGGCGCTGGACGCAGCGCAGCACCCCGGCACCCGGCTCTGCTCTCTGTGCGGCGCCGCCGCCGAACTCGACCCCCTACTCAACGGCTTCGACCAGGGCTTCGGTGAGAACTGA
- a CDS encoding alpha/beta hydrolase, protein MNAKHDLATPLPGAQRMARAFPKGRLAVLDAVDHWLYRKCQSPLPAQAIDTYLRTLKSPPPGTTYPNP, encoded by the coding sequence GTGAACGCCAAGCACGACCTGGCGACCCCGCTGCCGGGCGCACAGCGCATGGCACGTGCCTTCCCGAAGGGCAGGCTCGCCGTCCTCGACGCAGTGGACCACTGGCTCTACCGCAAGTGCCAATCACCCCTCCCGGCACAAGCGATCGACACCTACCTCCGCACACTCAAATCTCCGCCCCCCGGCACGACCTACCCCAACCCCTGA
- a CDS encoding DUF4279 domain-containing protein: MPLNQYVYFALSSERTTAREMADLLGIEPDEVTVRASRLAEPPRPVCHRWKIVCRAPGLRVDEQVTQILDRLRPHTGRIAELVRRLDPEGECPSAVLEIVRYFNDDECADEADRPDTSQHPNLFGWHLDRDVLDFLSATGAVLDVDEYDLTPDAPEDQSAIG, encoded by the coding sequence ATGCCTCTGAACCAGTACGTGTATTTCGCTCTGTCCAGCGAGCGCACCACCGCGCGAGAGATGGCTGATTTGCTCGGTATCGAACCCGATGAGGTAACAGTGCGGGCAAGCCGCCTGGCCGAACCGCCCAGACCGGTCTGCCACCGCTGGAAGATCGTGTGCCGAGCACCGGGCCTTCGGGTCGATGAACAGGTCACCCAAATCCTGGACCGGCTCCGGCCCCACACCGGTCGCATCGCCGAGCTCGTCCGTCGGCTGGATCCAGAGGGGGAGTGCCCCTCCGCGGTGCTGGAAATCGTGCGCTACTTCAACGATGACGAGTGCGCCGATGAAGCGGACCGCCCGGATACCTCCCAGCACCCCAACCTCTTCGGCTGGCACCTCGACCGCGACGTGCTGGACTTCCTCTCTGCTACTGGCGCGGTTCTGGACGTCGACGAGTACGACCTGACCCCGGACGCCCCAGAGGATCAGTCAGCAATTGGGTGA
- a CDS encoding IS110 family transposase, with translation MPELWAGTDAGKAAHHCTVIDTDGTKVLSRRVPNNEAELLELIGDVLALAEDEPVTWAVDLNAGGAALLIALLTSHGQRLLYIPGRTVHHASRSYRGDGKTDAKDAYVIADQARMRRDLQPLQDWDEIAVDLKILTARRYDLAADRTRAINRLRAQLLEYFPALERAFDYAASKGALVLLTGYQTPAALRRIGTNRLSCWLKNRKVRGTQALADAAVAAAQAQHTAVVGETTAAAVVRTLAKAVLALDEEITGIDLQIAARFREHRDAEVIVSMPGMGPLLGAEFIACTGGDMDAFGSAGRLAGVAGLAPVPRDSGRISGNMRRPHRYHRRLLRVFYLSAQIAARFCPTSKAFYDRKRAEGKSHKQAILALASRRLDVLWALIRDQRTFEAQPPQRGLAVG, from the coding sequence GTGCCCGAGCTCTGGGCGGGGACGGATGCCGGCAAGGCCGCGCATCACTGCACGGTAATCGACACGGACGGGACGAAGGTGCTCTCGCGCCGAGTACCGAACAACGAGGCTGAGCTGCTGGAGCTGATAGGCGACGTCCTCGCACTGGCTGAGGATGAGCCGGTGACTTGGGCTGTTGACCTGAACGCGGGCGGAGCCGCCCTGCTGATCGCATTGCTCACCAGTCATGGCCAACGGCTTCTCTATATCCCTGGCCGCACCGTTCACCACGCCTCCCGCAGCTACCGAGGCGACGGCAAGACCGACGCCAAGGACGCCTACGTCATCGCCGACCAGGCACGGATGCGCCGTGACCTGCAGCCTTTGCAGGACTGGGACGAGATTGCGGTGGACCTGAAGATCCTCACCGCTCGCCGCTATGACCTGGCAGCCGACCGCACCCGGGCCATCAACCGACTGCGGGCCCAGCTGCTGGAGTACTTCCCCGCTCTGGAGAGGGCGTTCGACTACGCCGCATCCAAGGGTGCCCTCGTCCTGCTGACCGGCTACCAGACGCCGGCGGCCCTGCGCCGGATCGGTACGAACCGGCTGTCGTGCTGGTTGAAGAACCGCAAGGTGCGTGGCACCCAGGCCCTGGCGGACGCAGCCGTCGCCGCGGCACAGGCCCAGCACACAGCTGTCGTCGGGGAGACCACAGCTGCAGCTGTGGTCCGCACCCTGGCCAAGGCCGTGCTGGCGCTGGACGAGGAGATCACCGGCATCGACCTGCAGATCGCGGCCCGCTTCCGTGAACATCGCGACGCGGAAGTGATCGTCAGCATGCCCGGAATGGGCCCGTTGCTGGGGGCGGAGTTCATCGCCTGCACCGGCGGGGACATGGACGCCTTCGGCAGTGCGGGGCGCCTCGCCGGAGTCGCCGGTCTCGCACCGGTCCCACGGGACTCAGGCCGGATCAGCGGCAACATGCGTCGACCACACCGCTACCACCGCCGGCTCTTGCGTGTGTTCTACCTCTCCGCCCAGATCGCCGCGCGCTTCTGCCCCACGTCCAAGGCCTTCTACGACCGCAAGCGAGCCGAGGGCAAGAGCCACAAACAGGCGATCCTCGCCCTCGCCAGCCGACGCCTCGACGTGCTGTGGGCCCTCATACGCGATCAGCGAACTTTTGAGGCCCAGCCACCTCAGCGCGGTCTCGCCGTGGGCTGA
- a CDS encoding IS1182 family transposase, producing MSMRPVGLPEIPEQTVAVARAAFPKGSLAIRVRDRLAEVFVAEPFAGAFGVRGAPGLSPGVLSLVTVLQFAEDLTDRQAVAMAVRAIDWKYALGAELTDTGFDASVLSRFRARLADNGMERVVFDRLLEHCKDAGLVVAGGKQRTDSTHVISAVRDLNRLELAGESVRAALEALAVAAPIWLAGQIDVPEFAERYGPRTDGWRMPSSQAKRDRLAQVFGQDALALCRAAWAEDAPVWIHEVEAVHLLRQVLVQTYIIRSDARGRQVIRKRDADDGVPPGQLRLASPYDADARWAAKGDDLFWMGYKIHLTETCGTLPNADADADADADADADAGSGAGRMPNLITDVHTTDATVPDVKATAPIQQSLAEHGVKPAEHYLDSGYPSADLITKATQDGIRMVTPVLLDHSAQAKAAEGFDKNAFTINWKTRQVRCPAGRISSHWNPVQQHGTDAIVVTFSVLTCRDCPFQKQCTTSKTGRRMLTLRPEELHDNLARARAEQKTDTWKNKYALRAGVEGTINQALDITGIRRARYRGLPKVRLQHAFSATALNVIRLDAHWTTGPLDRARHSRLERLSYQLSA from the coding sequence ATGTCGATGCGGCCGGTGGGGCTGCCGGAGATCCCGGAACAGACCGTGGCGGTGGCGCGGGCGGCGTTCCCGAAGGGAAGCCTGGCGATACGGGTGCGGGACCGCCTTGCGGAAGTCTTCGTCGCCGAGCCGTTCGCGGGGGCATTCGGGGTGCGTGGGGCTCCGGGGCTGTCGCCGGGGGTGTTGTCGCTGGTGACGGTGTTGCAGTTCGCCGAGGACCTCACTGATCGACAGGCTGTGGCGATGGCGGTGCGGGCCATCGACTGGAAGTACGCGCTTGGGGCGGAGCTGACGGACACCGGCTTCGATGCCAGCGTGTTGTCCAGGTTCCGGGCCCGGCTCGCGGACAACGGCATGGAGCGGGTGGTCTTCGACCGGCTCCTTGAGCACTGCAAGGACGCCGGGCTGGTGGTGGCCGGGGGCAAGCAGCGCACCGATTCCACCCATGTGATCAGTGCGGTGCGGGACTTGAACCGGCTGGAGCTGGCCGGGGAGAGCGTGCGGGCGGCGCTGGAGGCTCTGGCGGTCGCGGCGCCGATCTGGCTGGCCGGACAGATCGACGTGCCGGAGTTCGCCGAGCGGTACGGACCGAGGACCGACGGCTGGCGGATGCCGTCCTCACAGGCCAAACGCGACCGCCTCGCCCAGGTCTTCGGCCAGGACGCCCTCGCCCTGTGCCGGGCGGCCTGGGCCGAGGACGCCCCGGTGTGGATCCATGAGGTCGAGGCGGTGCATCTGCTGCGGCAGGTCCTGGTGCAGACCTACATCATCCGGTCCGATGCCCGGGGACGGCAGGTGATCAGGAAGCGGGACGCCGACGACGGCGTCCCGCCCGGTCAACTCCGCCTGGCCTCCCCCTACGACGCGGACGCACGCTGGGCGGCCAAGGGCGATGACCTGTTCTGGATGGGCTACAAGATCCACCTCACCGAAACGTGCGGCACACTCCCCAACGCCGACGCCGACGCCGACGCCGACGCCGACGCCGACGCCGACGCCGGGTCCGGGGCCGGGAGGATGCCGAATCTGATCACCGACGTGCACACCACCGACGCGACCGTGCCCGACGTGAAGGCGACCGCTCCCATCCAGCAGAGCCTCGCGGAGCACGGCGTGAAACCGGCCGAGCACTACCTCGACTCCGGCTACCCGTCGGCCGACCTGATCACCAAGGCCACGCAGGACGGTATCCGCATGGTCACTCCGGTCCTTCTGGACCACTCCGCGCAGGCCAAGGCGGCCGAAGGCTTCGACAAGAACGCCTTCACCATCAACTGGAAGACCCGCCAGGTCCGCTGCCCCGCCGGGAGGATCAGCTCCCACTGGAACCCCGTCCAGCAACACGGCACAGACGCCATCGTGGTCACCTTCAGCGTCCTGACCTGCCGCGACTGCCCCTTCCAGAAGCAGTGCACCACCTCGAAGACCGGCCGTCGCATGCTCACCCTCAGGCCCGAAGAACTCCACGACAACCTCGCCAGGGCCCGCGCCGAGCAGAAGACCGACACCTGGAAGAACAAGTACGCCCTCCGGGCCGGCGTCGAGGGCACCATCAACCAGGCCCTCGACATCACCGGCATCCGCCGGGCCCGCTACCGCGGCCTACCGAAAGTCCGCCTCCAACACGCCTTCTCCGCCACCGCGCTCAACGTGATCCGGCTCGACGCCCATTGGACCACCGGGCCACTCGACCGCGCCCGCCACAGCAGGCTCGAACGACTCAGCTACCAACTCTCCGCCTGA
- a CDS encoding XRE family transcriptional regulator, translated as MSMFGDGLDQAVQKAFTRPIPKSAGAQMRYLVKQYKGTKAVAQMLRVSQRTVERYVKDQFKKPRPDLAARIEREVKARWQPQIRAKAREQAASTGGIVIDTRARLGYTAPIGSTDQDRIRHLTVALPPQYAARLFDAQEQGATDQQLREIAAEALKEVYFQDGGRRAGSLEEVRFTDIEHLEFDL; from the coding sequence ATGAGCATGTTCGGGGACGGCCTGGACCAGGCGGTGCAGAAGGCGTTCACCCGCCCCATCCCGAAGTCGGCCGGCGCGCAGATGCGGTACCTGGTCAAGCAGTACAAGGGCACCAAGGCGGTCGCCCAGATGCTGCGGGTCTCTCAGCGGACCGTCGAGCGGTACGTGAAGGACCAGTTCAAGAAGCCCCGCCCGGACCTCGCCGCCCGCATAGAGCGCGAGGTGAAGGCCCGATGGCAGCCGCAGATCCGGGCGAAGGCCCGCGAGCAGGCGGCGAGCACCGGCGGCATCGTCATCGACACCCGCGCCCGCCTCGGCTACACCGCCCCGATCGGGTCGACGGACCAGGACCGGATCCGGCACCTCACGGTGGCGCTGCCGCCGCAGTATGCCGCCCGCCTCTTCGACGCCCAGGAGCAGGGCGCCACCGACCAGCAGCTGCGGGAGATCGCTGCCGAAGCGCTCAAGGAGGTGTACTTCCAGGACGGCGGCCGCCGCGCCGGCAGCCTGGAGGAAGTCCGCTTCACGGACATCGAGCACCTGGAGTTCGACCTGTAG
- a CDS encoding amidohydrolase family protein, translating to MSTERLGEMDAAGIDYSLLSLTAPGVQGETDPRRAVTRAMQVNDELAEIVAVNPTRYGGFATLPLQDPAAAATELERCVTQLGFHGAMVNGYTNIGDADTGWYYDHERFLPFWERVEALGVPVYLHPRDPLPGNQGIYEGHPELFGAVWTFTVETSTHALRLMTSGLFDRFPRLTVILGHLGETLPFNIWRIDHRASYMGDLRKFEKPLTHYLLYNFYVTTSGNFHTQTLNATLAEMGVDRVLFSSDYPYESMREAADWFDNAAINENDRAKIGHTNARRLFPGLPERIGRPAATARV from the coding sequence ATGAGCACGGAGCGACTGGGAGAGATGGATGCCGCTGGCATCGACTACTCGCTGCTGTCGCTGACCGCACCCGGGGTTCAGGGGGAAACCGACCCACGCCGCGCCGTCACCCGCGCCATGCAGGTCAACGACGAGCTGGCCGAGATCGTCGCCGTCAATCCCACCCGCTACGGCGGATTCGCCACCCTGCCCCTGCAGGACCCGGCCGCGGCCGCGACCGAGCTGGAACGCTGCGTGACCCAACTCGGATTTCACGGGGCGATGGTCAACGGCTACACCAACATCGGCGACGCCGACACCGGCTGGTACTACGACCACGAACGCTTCCTACCGTTCTGGGAGCGCGTCGAGGCACTCGGCGTGCCGGTCTACCTGCACCCGCGCGATCCCCTCCCCGGCAACCAGGGAATCTACGAGGGCCATCCCGAACTGTTCGGCGCCGTGTGGACCTTCACCGTCGAGACCTCCACCCACGCACTGCGCCTGATGACCAGCGGCCTGTTCGACCGATTCCCCCGACTCACGGTCATCCTCGGCCATCTGGGTGAAACCCTGCCGTTCAACATCTGGCGCATCGACCACCGCGCGTCCTACATGGGCGACCTGCGCAAGTTCGAGAAGCCGCTGACCCACTACCTGCTCTACAACTTCTACGTCACGACCAGCGGCAACTTCCACACCCAGACGCTTAACGCGACCCTGGCCGAGATGGGCGTCGACCGCGTGCTGTTCTCCAGCGACTACCCCTACGAATCCATGCGCGAGGCGGCCGACTGGTTCGACAACGCTGCCATCAACGAGAACGACCGCGCCAAGATCGGCCACACCAACGCCAGGCGCCTCTTCCCCGGTCTGCCGGAGCGGATCGGCAGGCCCGCGGCCACCGCGCGAGTCTGA